The following proteins come from a genomic window of Pirellula staleyi DSM 6068:
- the rpsD gene encoding 30S ribosomal protein S4, with protein sequence MARYHGPKARVNRRLGALIYEAAGAARALERRDNPPGMHIKGRRLSNWGMASAEKQKIKHYYGLGERQLRKYYHMVAAKKGNTGEQLLTLCERRLDNVVRRAGYTKTRPQARQGIVHGHFFVNGVKVTSPSYQLRPGDVITIRPKEAIYGLYKGVCDNHAPQTPEWLTFDSESLRATMMGIPGPGDYSLPVNVDIVVEFLSR encoded by the coding sequence ATGGCTCGATACCATGGTCCGAAAGCTCGCGTGAATCGTCGTCTCGGGGCACTCATTTATGAGGCAGCAGGTGCCGCCCGTGCGCTCGAACGTCGCGACAACCCGCCCGGCATGCACATTAAGGGTCGTCGCCTCTCGAACTGGGGTATGGCCTCGGCCGAGAAGCAGAAGATCAAGCACTACTACGGTTTGGGCGAACGCCAACTCCGTAAGTACTACCATATGGTGGCCGCGAAGAAGGGTAACACCGGCGAACAGCTGCTCACCCTCTGCGAACGCCGCCTGGACAACGTGGTCCGCCGCGCTGGCTACACGAAGACCCGTCCCCAAGCCCGTCAGGGCATTGTGCACGGTCACTTCTTCGTCAACGGCGTGAAGGTCACGAGCCCCAGCTATCAGCTCCGCCCCGGCGACGTGATCACCATCCGTCCGAAGGAAGCGATCTACGGTCTGTACAAGGGTGTGTGTGATAACCACGCTCCCCAGACTCCCGAATGGCTCACCTTCGACAGCGAATCGCTCCGCGCCACCATGATGGGCATTCCTGGTCCTGGCGATTACAGCCTGCCAGTGAACGTTGACATCGTGGTCGAATTCCTGTCGCGTTAA